Within Vicia villosa cultivar HV-30 ecotype Madison, WI linkage group LG1, Vvil1.0, whole genome shotgun sequence, the genomic segment GTACAATGAGTTTGTTATTGAAAATACTACAATTATTaacttaaacttgtaaatttcattcaaacatagacgaatacatttgaatttttacttatttttctaGGTTCTTGAATGACAAAGGGAAAGTTATGGAACAATTTATTGCTCTACATCATGTCAAATATACTACATCAGAGGCACTAAAGGATGCTCTTTATGGTATTCTCGATCGTCATACGTTATCTATTTCAAAGATACGAGGGCAAGGATATGATGGGGCTTCAAATATGAGAGGTGAGTTTAATGGTTTACAAAGAAAGATTATAGATGAAAACCCTTATGCTTTCTATGTCCATTGTTATGCTCACCGTTTGCAATTGGTGGTTGTGTTTGTTGCTAGTAGTTGCTCATCTATTCATGATTTCTTTGAGTACATCTCCTTGATTGTAACCACAACAAGTGCATCTTGCAAGAGAAAGGATGCTTTGAAGGAGGCACAACACCAAGATATTTTGAATAAACTTGAGAGTGGTGAGATATCTCAAGGAAAGGGTTTGCACCAATCATCTAGTCTCGCTAGACCCGGAGATACTAGATGGGATTCACATTATACTACCTTGATTCGTTTGGATCAGATGTGGTCCTCCGTGTTAGAggtgcttagtattgttgatgaagatggacgtGAACCATCTCAAGCGGCGGGTGGAGAGCTTTAAATTTGCTTTCATTTTGAAGCTcatgttaaagttgtttggtatcaCTACTGAACTTTCAAAAATATTGCAAACAAAAGATCTTAATATTGTGATTGCTATGGAATTAGTTGATGATGTTAAAGCTCGATTGGCTATATTGAGAGAGTGTGGTTGGAATGATTTATTTAGTGATGTCCAAGAATTTTGTTTTGCTCAAAGTATTCCGGTGCCAAATATGGATGAAGAAATACCGGTTTGGGACGTTCAAGAAGAGAAGGGAGGACTGTCACTAATCTTCACCATTACCGTGCAAAGATTTTTTATGTTGCTATTGACAAAATATGTGTGGAGATGGATCACCGGTTTTGTGAAGGAAGTAACGTTGTGCTGGATTGCTTCTCATGTCTTGAACCTAAGAACTCTTTTTCTaagtttgatgttgataagcTTGCTCGTCTTACTAATGTTTATCATGCAGACTTTTCTGATGATGACTGTGGAACAATAAGGGAGCAACTTGAGACTTATGTACATCAAGTGAAAAGGCATGCTTCTTTTACTTcttgtgaagatgttcaaagtttggctatGAAGATGGTCCAAACTGAGAAACATTTGGTATTTCCATTGGTTTACAAGGTCATTGAGTTGGCTTTGATATTGCCGGTGTCGACAGCATCTgttgaaagagctttttcagcaatgaagattatcaagtctaatttgCGCAACAAGATCAACGATGTGTGATTCAATGACTTCTTTACCGCATATCCGTATAGCAAAATTTACTGTTGAATTGAAAGCTAacatcatatagatcatgtccataaaatttaacattaatCGGAAATCttttgatatgttaaagagaatgatcaaaattaacgGTTTTGTTGAAGTTTTGTAAGCCTTCATTTTTATGCATATCATTGACATATTAAATGATTttcgattgatgttaaattttactGACATAATCTAtatcataataatttttaattcaattattcAACGATGAATCTTATTATATAAACATGTGATAAAGAGTTATCAGAAGTGTCATGCTAATAAATTTGGCACATTGATGTCATTATAAATAATGTTATGAGCTATAAACATTAACTAATCTTTCACTATATCAAAATATTATGGACTCTAAATATATTctaaacaatatatgtataatatgcattttaaatttatatagtaataaccaaaaaaaaaattatatgaaatatatgagaaaaaaattttaattaaccatgtttaataaaaaaattaccaaaaaaatcataatttcggggtatttaccaaactgtctaggtttgggaccctAGGGACATGGATGCGCCAAACCAAATGGCGTATAAGTGTTGATATTGGgtgtatgcgccaaaccatttggctcaCCCTAAAACATTGAGTGTtggcgccaaatggaatggcgcattaggctACTTTTTGCCCTAATAGCCATTGCATTTGGCGCATAAGGCTAaccctttttttttcatttttttttctattttttttagttaagattttgataatatatatattataaaaattccatttttatttaattagttaaaatacttatataaacaaattttcaaaataattttttagtctTAAAAATGAGGTACACAAAAGGTAAATTGACATTTGTTAACCGAAAATATAACATTGGTGCATTATATTAAAGGAACGAAACATCGATTACAGATAATTAGAGAAACGATACAGCGacacaattgattaaagaaaatacaacaaTATGATCAATGGCGTCCATCGccaagatagccatccgttccgcaaTTTCGTCTTGTTATGACACGTTTGCCGCGATCGTTGATCCCGCCGCGAATATTGGCACCACCCCTTTCCCTAGCTCTGCCCCTACCTctgcccctttgtgcttcttgttgTGTTTGTGTTACTGGGCCCGGAATTGGGATGTCTCGtggatcgctgtctatgaattcgtcgacgcccccataattatccggaaaaccgctgttgtaaagtcggttacccatccCTTCAAATGTGTTAAGTCGTGTTGGTGGAGTGGGTTGGGAAAAGACTTCGGGTTCATAGCATCtagcagcactagaactacccTGATTAAAGCCGAATTGGTTTGAAGGTGTTGCGAAGCCGGAGGGGGTGCCACGGTAagaggattcaccatgaggaccatcgtcgggactaagatgaaggctagaTGAACCGGGAGTTAGGTTTTGGCCG encodes:
- the LOC131651360 gene encoding uncharacterized protein LOC131651360 — encoded protein: MELVDDVKARLAILRECGWNDLFSDVQEFCFAQSIPVPNMDEEIPMDHRFCEGSNVVLDCFSCLEPKNSFSKFDVDKLARLTNVYHADFSDDDCGTIREQLETYVHQVKRHASFTSCEDVQSLAMKMVQTEKHLVFPLVYKVIELALILPVSTASVERAFSAMKIIKSNLRNKINDV